From a region of the Zingiber officinale cultivar Zhangliang chromosome 4B, Zo_v1.1, whole genome shotgun sequence genome:
- the LOC121974712 gene encoding probable CoA ligase CCL9: MSTMGSLTLTGAVKRAASDFPSRRAISVPGRLELSHARLQQIVDGAAARLVAAGLRPGEVVALAFPNTVELLISFLAVIRARCVAAPLNPAYTREEFVFYISDSESKLLLTNDAGNAAAEAAAAEIGIPRARASLPDPSGQLQISLPVGPTEGDFAASALAGCVNDPSDVALFLHTSGTTSRPKGVPLTQLNLAASVKNIRSVYRLTETDSTVIVLPLFHVHGLVAALLSSLSAGASVTLPAAGRFSASTFWADMRASGATWYTAVPTIHQILLDRHAFRPEPAYPQLRFIRSCSASLAPAILEHLETAFGAPVLEAYAMTEASHQMASNPLPEDAPRKPGAVGRPTGLEMAILDEEGACRPPNVPGEVCIRGLNVTKGYKNNPEANKAAFAFGWFHTGDVGFLDEEGYLHLVGRIKELINRGGEKISPIEVDSVLLDHPDIADAVAFGVPDDKYGEEINCAVIPREGAEIDEDEVVRHCRKNLAAFKVPKKVFITDSLPKTATGKIQRRVVAEFFVSPAKAPRAGA; this comes from the exons ATGTCGACGATGGGGAGCCTTACTCTCACCGGAGCCGTGAAGAGGGCCGCCTCCGATTTCCCCTCCCGCCGCGCCATATCCGTCCCCGGCCGCCTCGAGCTCTCCCACGCCCGCCTTCAACAGATCGTCGATGGCGCCGCCGCTCGACTCGTCGCCGCTGGCCTACGCCCTGGCGAAGTCGTCGCCCTTGCTTTCCCTAACACTGTCGAG CTTTTGATCTCCTTTTTGGCTGTGATCCGCGCTCGTTGCGTGGCGGCTCCTCTCAATCCTGCGTACACCCGCGAGGAGTTTGTGTTTTACATCTCTGATTCGGAGTCGAAACTCCTGTTGACCAACGACGCAGGCAACGCGGCGGCGGAGGCTGCGGCGGCGGAGATCGGGATTCCTCGTGCTCGGGCCTCGCTCCCTGACCCTTCTGGTCAGCTGCAGATATCTCTTCCCGTCGGACCGACGGAGGGAGATTTTGCTGCTTCTGCTCTCGCAGGATGCGTCAACGACCCCTCCGACGTTGCTTTGTTCCTTCATACTTCGGGCACCACGAGCCGACCTAAGGGTGTGCCACTAACCCAGCTCAACCTGGCTGCTTCGGTCAAGAACATCCGGTCTGTCTACCGGCTCACAGAGACCGATTCCACCGTGATCGTCCTTCCCCTGTTCCACGTCCACGGCCTGGTAGCCGCCCTGCTCTCGTCCCTCTCCGCCGGTGCTTCCGTGACCCTTCCCGCCGCTGGCCGCTTCTCGGCCTCCACCTTCTGGGCTGATATGCGGGCCTCCGGAGCCACCTGGTACACCGCAGTCCCAACCATCCACCAGATCCTTCTCGACCGCCACGCCTTCCGGCCCGAGCCGGCTTACCCCCAGCTCCGCTTCATCCGGAGTTGCAGCGCATCGCTTGCCCCCGCCATCCTTGAGCACTTGGAGACAGCCTTCGGCGCACCGGTGCTAGAAGCCTACGCGATGACAGAAGCCTCTCACCAGATGGCCTCCAACCCGTTGCCGGAGGACGCACCCAGGAAGCCCGGCGCTGTGGGGCGACCGACGGGGCTGGAGATGGCGATCCTGGACGAGGAGGGCGCTTGCCGCCCGCCTAACGTGCCCGGCGAGGTTTGCATCCGGGGGCTCAACGTCACCAAGGGCTACAAGAACAACCCCGAGGCCAACAAGGCGGCCTTCGCTTTCGGTTGGTTCCACACCGGCGACGTCGGCTTCCTCGATGAGGAGGGCTACCTCCACCTCGTCGGCCGCATCAAGGAGCTCATCAACCGCGGAG GCGAGAAAATATCCCCAATCGAGGTCGACTCGGTACTGCTCGACCACCCGGACATCGCGGACGCGGTGGCGTTCGGCGTGCCGGACGACAAGTACGGCGAGGAG ATAAACtgcgcggtgattccgagggaagGGGCGGAAATCGACGAGGACGAGGTGGTAAGACATTGCCGGAAGAACCTGGCGGCGTTCAAGGTGCCGAAGAAGGTGTTCATCACGGATTCTCTGCCGAAGACGGCGACAGGGAAGATCCAACGGCGGGTAGTGGCCGAGTTCTTCGTATCTCCCGCCAAGGCTCCAAGGGCCGGCGCCTAA
- the LOC121974714 gene encoding uncharacterized protein LOC121974714: MSEAVEPPDWLPDGWIMEVRKGKMGRVYRYYTCPISEFTFCSREEAIRYLMNARSEKLVNVKPETDSSKIKKCLKMTNHKNENEVKHSPVWPRGWVVELRVRKVGGKDEEKYKRYIHRSTGSIFYSKEEVLQFLEVENICDNLISTYNGYLKTENYKTESNDLILSRVEYSPTQLPDGWIKEVKFRRNPESKKKFRQDPYYTDPQSGYVFRTCKDCFLFHEHGVLSRYAFKPRRNNVYAILGFEGPSTDSASPKRLKFEEDS; the protein is encoded by the exons ATGTCGGAGGCGGTGGAACCGCCGGACTGGCTGCCGGATGGATGGATCATGGAGGTCAGGAAGGGGAAAATGGGGCGCGTCTATCGG TATTACACATGTCCTATATCTGAATTCACGTTCTGCTCAAGGGAAGAAGCTATCCGCTATCTTATGAATGCAAGATCTGAGAAGCTCGTCAATGTTAAACCTGAGACGGATTcatctaaaattaaaaaatgtttaaaaatgaCAAACCACAAA AATGAGAATGAAGTAAAACATTCACCTGTGTGGCCTCGAGGATGGGTAGTAGAGCTTAGAGTTCGAAAAGTTGGTGGAAAAGATGAAGAGAAATACAAG CGCTATATACATCGTTCTACTGGATCTATTTTCTATTCCAAGGAAGAAGTACTTCAGTTTCTTGAGGTGGAGAATATATGTGACAACTTGATCTCCACTTACAACGGGTACCTTAAGACAGAAAACTACAAGACAGAATCCAATGACCTT ATCCTATCACGAGTTGAATATTCTCCTACCCAGTTACCTGATGGATGGATTAAGGAAGTCAAATTCAGAAGGAACCCAGAAAGCAAAAAGAAATTTAGGCAGGACCCA TATTACACTGATCCTCAAAGTGGTTATGTGTTTCGAACATGTAAGGATTGCTTCCTCTTTCATGAGCATGGTGTACTAAGTAGATATGCATTCAAGCCAAGAAGAAATAATGTCTACGCCATCCTTGGGTTTGAAGGGCCTTCTACT GATTCAGCTTCACCCAAGAGACTAAAATTCGAGGAAGATAGTTGA